The DNA segment tttttttttttgcattgagaTAATTCGAATTTGGGGATAAAATGTGCGTAactggtcctaaaaataggcttaattttctatatgcaaaacgGAATTATCTAAGACATTTTCTTGACCGTTTTTGTGAAAATCTACCGCATGTGGTGTGGAAATGTTGGTGTAAAAAACCAGAGCTTTTCTAAATCCCCTTAAAACGATTATTCCAGTATTAAAAATAGGGATGCACCTGTACCACATTTTCTCTCCAGTATCAGCCTAAGCCTATTCGattccagtgttgtttttttcttaataAGTTTAGAATAACTATACTTCACAGTGTGAACTGATTGGGGGTCCTCATTTATGTGTAAAATATCCCACACAAACTTcgaactacacattatttcaatataaatgatagccttattaagaaaaactttaactACCTTATAATGCAGCACCAAAACTAACAGTTATTCCagtgaaagtcttcagtagaaaagaagccagtattctttgcacatttatttattcaacttGTATCTGACTTGTTCACTTTAGTTGTTATATGCAATGATCCAACGAAAATTCTTGGCTGAAAATTGCAATGCTTTAAGttttcaaacaaaagaaaaaaaagtcagaaaatgttttctgactaaaataaaactaaaattgtattatacGATAGTAATATACttcagacttttattttgaaggtcGAAACACACCTgaggccggttgcataaaactgttttagactagtcttactagttagtcatctaaaatgttggtcttaattttttcagtcagttgcataaaaacttagatcagtctaattaaagaccaaaatgtaagacaacacacctcaggctaacttttgtttacattccattttgccattgaaaataactgtcagctgagccagttagggctgaaaggggcttgagttaagactttgacttcaaaaatggtaacaaaatgttgtgtttttaattatttgggttaaatcactaaaagtgtacattaaaatacattttgaagcattgtagtcctctaataagcaaatattctcagcgaataaaacatttattgagcgtccactgtcggccattttttttaagctgttcagtgtcgtatttttcccacaatgcaatgcaaattgactgtcttactaaagacaactgtgagcttgttttatgcaacaggctttctatggcgtctttagctagtcaaactaattgttagatgcagtcttaagctgcgtacacactgccagcgactttatcgctgcaggtcgccagtggctgccggtgaagtcgctagtgggtgttcccactactggttgcctagtaacgtttataaatgacattcacggatgtcattccattgctgttgacagcgaatctcttttcttgccactaaaaacaaacattttggagggaaaagactaaatataaatgggatcagtacataaaatgctttatatcaaagatgaatgagaaacaagtcgtgctgtttgccagagtggctgtttatctgcggcgaaaatgcaaatgtcggtctgtctgggtccataaaatcccgtgatctcagatacacctttccacgcagtatttttctttaaaatgtccttgtacgtgggaagagacatatcatagagcactggaaaatttctaacagcaagaattagcctttcatccatctttccgttactgcaggagagagagagagagagagagagaaggatcacgtgagctctcccgtcgtctctcctattggctgtcgcttccgttagtcgctccaaagttgaacttttctcaactttgtcgcgtcgctggacacgcccacatctagcgccaacggtcgcgacagctcgtgtcgccggaagtcgctgtgctcacattgaaaatgaatggtattgagtcgctgtcgtgcgcgatgtcgctggcagtgtgtacgcacctttaagttaatggctatgtttatgcaaccagcCCCGGGTCTTTAAAAAGACCTTTAAAGCCTTGTTTAAACTTTCACCTGGCATCGCAATGGGTCCTGCGTGCGCAGCTTTCGGCAGCCTGAGACATTTATACTTGACGCGCACCACATCCGCACTCTTCTCTGTTTACTGAAACGTGCTGCGCATGCATACTTCATATTTACTTGTTAAATGCAGCCTTCTGTGATTCATAAAGCTATAGTATGTCTTCAAgagactttgaataaaatgcacgagtcatatggacaacCTCAATGGTGCgcgtttatgtcatttttggcacTTGAATGTAATGACCATGACTAACACAAAGTATctgatttggatcaggctcgtcaTACCGATACACGAactgttaaataatataaatatcgagctgataccgatccaggtatgggatcggtgcatccctaattataaaaaaaacatcaacaaaaataaaaaactatataaaagTCAATATGATgacactcaaaaacaaacattatatagTGCAACTAGTTTCATCAATAGCAATGAAAAGCACAACTACAAGAATATGGATAAAACCTGTAAGGAATATGCACAAGTAGCATtggtaataaatattttaaaataaatataaatgctcAGTGAGCTTTGCGAGGTCCCATAATTGATTTCCATtgattttcattattttgatCTGCCATTCTCTCTTTATTCTTCCTACTTGGTTTCTGTACTCTTGAATCTCTCATTGTGCTTTGCTCTTCTCTCTCTCACGGTCAGCCACATCGATGGCAGCCATGTTGCAGGAGGCAGTGATGAGGTGGAGGAGACTAATGCCAGATTTCAGCAGACACACCACACTGCAAACTCCAAACAGCCACTGCAGCCACACTGTACACAAAGAGACATCATGAGATTATGTTATTGATATGTTAGTAAGATGTAATATGAATGATAAAACCATCATAGAGCATTCATATAAATTTAATAACACTGATCTTGAAAGTGTAATATTACAAAGCTGATACTCACCTTGTGGTTCCTCAATGTAATACATTGCATAGAGTAGACAGTAGAACAGCTCATTCCCCATACACATGAAAAACAGCACTGGCtgtgggaaaaacaaaacaaaaaacattgatgTCAGAAGTGCCAGACAGATACATGTGAACTTCTTCACCAAGGGTGCACACATTAACTTCATCAGTAACTCTGGGAGTTCATGCATGTGTGAATTaacgtgtgagagtgtgttaccCTGGATGTGTAGTACAGCCGTAAAATAGGATTGCCAGAGAGGTCAATTGTCTTGTGACTGGTTGCTCCTCTCATCATGGAACTGAAAGAAACAGCAAAATAATGAAAATCAATGGAAATCAATTATGGGACCTCGCAAAGCTCACTGAGCACTGATATCTTTAGTACTGATTGATGGAGGATACACAAGCCTCTTTGCTAGTGCCAGAGCTGTTGTCCAATCTGGAAACATTCAGCATAGGCTTGTCGCAATTATTAAATAACAGTCTGATcgcggttatttgatctaaccacgattattgggcattcaattcccaatcacattttaatacccaaataagggaattttaagtgaatgtactgtataaatgTCATGAACGGcacatttgtgtgtcattcagttgaccTCAGAGGGTCACTCAGCTGCACCATGGATCTCTTTAGCAGCACGTAAAGAGCCTCTCAAGTGCTCTGAAGCATGTGCTGTCAGCAGAAGCTGGTGTCAAACTCTAGCAAAAATATAAACTAACAACTCTGATAGTGAAAGCAAAGTGCCCTGGCTTCACTTTATAATAGAGACTTCACCTGAAAGCAGCGAGACAGGTGTGGAAGAGATAAGTGCAAGCTGACGTATCTCTTCAGATTGCCCGAAAATACTCAATCAATGTGCTCTGAACCAGTATCAAAAGCCAAACCATGTGCGAGAGAGACTGAACGACTGccaaagaaaataatagttttgagatatTCAACTTTAGCAAATTAAACTTCATGATTACATTTGTTTGATATCTGCATGTATAGTGTCTACTATTGCATTGACAATGTACATataagtttatcttgccaataaagcttgatataaaTTGAATCTGCCCCAAGTCTTTTGTAAAAGGGCAGGAGATTGTGCCCAATTTTTAATTACAGCATATCCCCTGATTTTATGACAAGCACTGTAAACATAgacttgtataaaaaaaatgtgtctaattaactatCTGTAAAAACATTCATGAAAACAATTATGACCAACCAATTTCTAGCAAGTTTTTTCTGCAAGtaaatacagctgaagtcagaagtttacatacacttaggttgaagtcattaaaactaattttcactccacagatttcatattagcaactatttttggcaagtcgttaagttaattgtgcctttaagcagcttggcaattgcagaaaataatgtcaagcctttagacaattagcttctgatagaaggtgtactgaattggaggtgtaccagtggatgcattttaaggcctaccttcaaactcagtgcctctttacttgaTATATTGAAGACGTTGAATTAACCATTCTATTGTGTTCGGGTTATTTTTGTCATGGGAGAGGTATCAAATAATAATACCACATAGGTTTTAGCACGGAATCAAactttgtgactttgtcaagacaaTCAAAATACACATAATACTTTTTTCAGAagttttaataaatttgtttaaGAGAcataagcattttttttcacaccaactgtctggcaccaacaatcatgctaccattcaaatcactgagatcaaatttcccccattctaatggttgatgtgaacattaaatgaagctcctgacccatatctgcatgattttatgtattgctctgctgccatacgattggctgattagataatcgcatggataattCTTGGTGCCAAACAGGCTGgttcgagtatttctgtaactgctcttGTCCcgggattttcatgcaaaacagaCTCTAGAActcaagaatttactcagaatggtgccaaaaacaaaaaacatccagcgagcgctAGTTCTGTGGacataaatgccttgttgatgagacaggtcaacagagcatggccagactggttcaacctggcaaagtctacggtaactcagataacctctctgtactattgtagtgagaagaatagtagTGGgttttggcactgttttggtggcacgaggggacctacacaatactaGGCAGGTGTTTTAAATATTgttgctgatcggtgtatattttgaaatgtcaaataatttctacatttttttatttctaaaaaatggcataataatcaataacttttatatttgtcagctaacatgccaaaaatatgaatctgtttacATGTATGAACAGCTAAGAACTTATTAATGACTTAtaatatagttttagatgaaaTCCATTgggttatgaatgatttatacGCTTGAATTCCACCTGGTCAGTGCTGACCAGAGAATACAAAAGGTGAATACAGATTCTGAACGCAATAGGAGGGTGACTTCAGATGTAAAAATAGGTTTTCAAAAGCAGGAGTAAGGCTCATAGACAAAGACTATGACGCATCACATTTGTTTGTAGGCAGGTTTTATAGTAAATCAGTCAATTAGAAGAGCTGAAATGTCTATTCTAGGTTTCTATTTCCCTCTGGTTATGCTGCTAGAGGACTGCAGAAAGATGTGACGCATGACGTTATGCCTCCTGTACGTGTTGGCGCTGTTAAAGTAATCCAGCTCCGGAAAGGCTctccaaatatgtaaataatgtcATGAATAAAGCAGGTTGGTGGTTGCTGAGAAAGAGTGCATGAGTTTGACACACCTGTGCAGGTGCAGCCAGTGGCTGGCCACATCCAGACACATGCTGAGCTGGAACAGGAAAGTGTAGGATGGGTACAGCAGTGCCAGATTCACCAGTAAACACATGGTGGCACAACGGTCAGTCAACATGTCCAGCATGGCACCAAACTTTGTACCTATTGCAAGGGTGGACATGGATAAAGAAGAgtgagaaacaaagaaagaaattcaatGTACAACAAAGGGGTACAGGTCAAAACCTTGATTAAGAGCACGAGCAGCATGTCCATCGAAGGCATCCAACAGGGCACTCAGAAGGTAACAGAACACTGCTGGGCCAGGGCAGCAGGGCATCAAGTAGAATGATAACAGAGCCAGTACAATACGGGCATACCctagagagagaggaggaggaggatacAAAGGGAATTTAAGAGTATGAAAGCATTACAGCGTGCTGGCTGCAGTATGAATATCTATTTTAATTACTTAACCATTTCAATACCGTATTAATGGATGCATGTGCTTTATTAAATGAGCTTCACTGCAGCGGATCGAAGACTAAATAACCGTCAAGTGTAACAAGGTAGATTGGAGTCTTTAAACAATATGTGCTTTCAATTAAATTAACAGTATTTTATAAAAAGCTGCTCTCATTGCGCAGGTGACGCGCAGTTGAGTAGATCTGCTTACGATAACTTGATGTTACGGATAGGGAAGAATGGATTTACACTCACCGATCAAATTCGGGACAAAAAGGAAGATGTTTTCTTCGGACATGTTCACGAGTGTTGGACTGTTTCTGTTTGGACGGATATATGTAAGAGCTGAAATGTCTATTCTAGGTTTCTATTTCCCTCCGGTTATGCTGCAGAAGGTCTGTAGGGAGACTTGACACATGACGTTGTGATTCTTCTACGCGAGCACGCTGTTAAAGGAATCCTCCCTTTAATCAAGCATTAACATATAAATATGTCAAGTAGGACGCGTGTCATGAATCGGAAACGACGTCACTGCAGGGTATAGCTACTTCCGCTACTGGTTTGCGGCTATGTAGTTTGCATTTGCGTCTGATAATGCTTCTTACCACTACTGTGTGGTCTGGTCTGACTTCAACAAGTCACAACA comes from the Xyrauchen texanus isolate HMW12.3.18 chromosome 12, RBS_HiC_50CHRs, whole genome shotgun sequence genome and includes:
- the LOC127653029 gene encoding CDP-diacylglycerol--inositol 3-phosphatidyltransferase-like — encoded protein: MSEENIFLFVPNLIGYARIVLALLSFYLMPCCPGPAVFCYLLSALLDAFDGHAARALNQGTKFGAMLDMLTDRCATMCLLVNLALLYPSYTFLFQLSMCLDVASHWLHLHSSMMRGATSHKTIDLSGNPILRLYYTSRPVLFFMCMGNELFYCLLYAMYYIEEPQVWLQWLFGVCSVVCLLKSGISLLHLITASCNMAAIDVADREREKSKAQ